A stretch of the Poseidonibacter parvus genome encodes the following:
- a CDS encoding type II secretion system protein — protein MKKSFTLLELVLIISLLGFLYTAFIPKTKISNIDELANRLVLYLKQTRYQSMINDKFDNNNNLWHKKRWTLKFFRCRESVGGIYYSIYSDKNNSGHPSIEDSLKDSLTLKNIYSTNHCKENIKNSKYVLITQNFNIKSVNVSCNETSSLGQLSFASDGKIYSKLSNISNDSNSYEIMNNCKIELVDNLDQKRTINLESKTGYIYKE, from the coding sequence ATGAAAAAATCTTTTACTCTTTTAGAACTAGTGTTAATAATTTCTCTATTAGGCTTTTTATATACAGCCTTTATACCAAAAACTAAAATTAGTAATATAGATGAATTGGCAAATAGGCTTGTATTGTATTTAAAACAAACAAGATACCAATCTATGATAAATGACAAATTTGATAATAACAATAATCTCTGGCACAAAAAAAGATGGACTTTGAAGTTTTTTAGATGTCGAGAAAGTGTAGGTGGAATTTACTATTCAATTTATAGTGATAAAAACAATTCAGGTCATCCAAGTATTGAAGATAGTTTAAAAGATAGTCTTACTTTAAAAAATATATATAGTACAAATCATTGTAAAGAAAATATTAAAAATAGTAAATACGTATTAATCACACAAAATTTTAATATCAAGTCTGTAAATGTTTCATGTAATGAAACAAGTTCTCTAGGACAATTATCTTTTGCAAGTGATGGTAAAATATATTCAAAACTAAGTAATATCTCAAATGATTCAAATTCATATGAAATCATGAATAACTGTAAGATAGAATTAGTAGATAATTTAGATCAAAAAAGAACTATAAATCTAGAAAGTAAAACAGGATATATCTATAAAGAATAA
- a CDS encoding glycosyltransferase family 39 protein, translating to MINTNRYNYYFYLLLSILVVVLLFVSNTLSISYKEALNVFVNNSVLTYVTNTSLYIFGQNDIALRLPFILFYILSVLMMYKITENYFNKESDRFISICIFMLLPGVLSASLLVNSAIIVTFLTLLYLYYYKITNKHSYVLLCLFVFIDNSFAILFLALFFYSLKDKKSLLPWISLILFSLSMYIYGFSTIGKPRGFFLDTFAIYASIFSPLLFLYFFYSIYRIGFKEKEKSLTWYISTTALILSFLFSFRQRVYIEDFAPYVVISLPFMLKIFFHSYRVRLKEFRKKHNIAVVLVLFMLFINVFFTIVNKPLYLVLPNAKKHFVYKYHFIKELAEELKRNNIDMISSNDEQLLLRLKFYGINEGTKHYISLDEFDSYKLKMTVSYYNKDLYKVYIK from the coding sequence ATGATAAATACGAACAGATACAATTACTACTTTTATTTATTACTATCAATATTAGTTGTTGTACTGCTGTTTGTCTCAAATACACTTAGTATTTCATACAAAGAAGCTCTAAATGTATTTGTAAATAACTCTGTATTAACTTATGTTACAAATACATCACTTTATATTTTTGGGCAAAATGATATAGCCTTACGTCTACCCTTTATACTCTTTTATATTTTAAGTGTTTTAATGATGTATAAAATTACAGAAAATTACTTTAATAAAGAAAGTGATAGATTTATATCTATTTGTATTTTTATGCTTTTACCTGGAGTTTTAAGTGCTTCGTTATTAGTAAATAGTGCAATTATTGTAACTTTCCTTACTTTACTATATTTGTATTATTATAAAATCACAAATAAACATTCCTATGTTCTTTTGTGTTTATTTGTCTTTATTGATAATTCTTTTGCTATATTATTTTTAGCACTATTTTTTTATTCATTAAAAGATAAAAAAAGTTTATTACCTTGGATCTCATTAATTCTTTTTTCTTTATCGATGTATATTTATGGTTTTTCAACAATAGGAAAACCAAGAGGTTTCTTTCTTGACACGTTTGCAATTTATGCATCAATCTTTTCTCCACTACTTTTTTTATACTTTTTTTATAGTATTTATAGAATTGGTTTTAAAGAAAAAGAAAAATCATTAACATGGTATATTTCTACTACTGCATTAATTTTATCTTTTTTATTTTCTTTTAGACAAAGAGTGTATATTGAAGATTTTGCACCTTACGTTGTAATTTCTTTACCTTTTATGTTAAAGATATTTTTCCATTCATATAGAGTTAGATTAAAAGAATTTAGAAAAAAACATAATATTGCTGTAGTACTAGTTTTATTTATGCTTTTTATAAATGTGTTTTTTACAATTGTAAATAAACCTTTATACTTAGTGCTTCCAAATGCAAAAAAACATTTTGTTTACAAATACCATTTTATAAAAGAATTAGCAGAAGAACTCAAACGAAATAATATCGATATGATTTCTAGTAATGATGAGCAATTACTATTAAGATTGAAATTTTATGGAATAAATGAAGGGACAAAACATTATATTAGCTTAGATGAATTTGATTCATATAAATTAAAAATGACTGTAAGTTACTATAATAAAGATCTATATAAAGTTTATATTAAATAA
- a CDS encoding anthranilate synthase component II, translating to MILMIDNYDSFTYNIVQYCLELGADLKVIRNDELSIEEIEKLNPEKIIISPGPATPNDAGVCLDVIKHFSDTKPIFGICLGHQSIAQVFGAEVIRAKNMMHGKTSKVKVLKDTVIFKDLPNEFIETRYHSLTVNKDNLPDVVIPTSMSLDDDEIMSLEIKDKQIYGVQFHPESIMSEHGYEMIDNFLKL from the coding sequence ATGATTTTAATGATTGATAACTATGATTCATTCACATACAATATTGTTCAATACTGCTTAGAATTAGGAGCAGATTTAAAAGTTATAAGAAATGATGAATTAAGTATAGAAGAAATAGAAAAACTAAACCCAGAAAAAATTATCATCTCTCCCGGACCTGCAACACCTAATGATGCAGGGGTTTGTCTTGATGTAATAAAGCATTTTAGTGACACAAAACCAATATTTGGGATATGCTTAGGTCATCAAAGTATCGCACAAGTATTTGGAGCTGAGGTAATTAGAGCAAAGAATATGATGCATGGAAAAACTTCAAAAGTAAAAGTTCTAAAAGATACAGTTATTTTTAAAGATTTACCAAATGAGTTTATAGAAACAAGATATCATTCTCTAACTGTAAACAAAGATAATTTACCAGATGTTGTAATTCCAACATCAATGAGTCTTGATGATGATGAAATCATGTCATTAGAAATCAAAGACAAACAAATATACGGAGTACAATTTCATCCAGAATCAATTATGAGTGAGCATGGATATGAAATGATTGATAACTTTTTAAAATTATGA
- a CDS encoding cytochrome P450, producing the protein MGQCPFHPKPHKNKASLFTTLFLKRRSWLDGLYEKSYKMKMGRVKMPGLDLHVVNDPKEVRRIMVDEVREFPKSELLHELLNPLLGDSIFTTNDKVWEKQRDLIKPSFEMTRISRVFTHMKNAANDLIEHLDKNKSGSVVEVDEEMTYTTADVIFRTIMSERLDREEGKKVINAFITFQEETARAAMRKMFCFPRWISYFLGEKRRLAAGEEIRVVLSNIIKPRYDAVTNGKEIENEDILSSLLQVVDCDTNERFSFEEILDQVAMLFLAGHETTASSLTWTLYLLSMFQEEQEKAYAEVLEVQGEEEVTIQHIRKMKYLTNIFKEALRLYPPVGFYARESKREHIVMRSKNIKKGSAIVVAPWLIHRHEEFWENPNDFDPKRHENPKEIKKDTYLPFGMGERVCIGQGFAMQESILILSSILKNYKLELEEGFVPDVVGRLTVRSANGMNIILTKREK; encoded by the coding sequence ATGGGACAATGTCCATTTCACCCAAAACCACACAAAAACAAAGCTTCACTTTTTACTACACTTTTTTTGAAAAGACGTTCATGGCTTGATGGCTTATATGAAAAAAGTTATAAAATGAAAATGGGTAGAGTTAAAATGCCTGGTCTTGATTTACATGTTGTAAATGATCCTAAAGAAGTACGAAGAATAATGGTTGATGAAGTAAGAGAATTTCCTAAAAGTGAACTATTACATGAATTACTAAATCCTTTACTAGGTGATAGTATTTTTACTACAAATGACAAAGTTTGGGAAAAACAAAGAGATCTAATCAAACCATCTTTTGAAATGACAAGAATTTCAAGAGTATTCACTCATATGAAAAATGCTGCAAATGATTTAATAGAACATTTAGACAAAAATAAAAGTGGTTCAGTTGTTGAAGTAGATGAAGAGATGACTTATACTACAGCTGATGTTATTTTCAGAACAATTATGTCGGAGCGATTAGACAGAGAAGAAGGTAAAAAAGTAATAAATGCTTTTATAACTTTCCAAGAAGAAACAGCACGTGCAGCTATGAGAAAAATGTTTTGTTTTCCAAGATGGATATCTTATTTTTTAGGTGAGAAAAGAAGATTAGCAGCTGGAGAGGAAATAAGAGTAGTATTATCAAATATCATAAAACCAAGATATGATGCAGTTACAAATGGAAAAGAAATTGAAAATGAAGATATTTTATCTTCTCTTTTACAAGTAGTAGACTGTGATACAAATGAAAGATTTTCTTTTGAAGAGATATTAGATCAAGTTGCTATGTTATTTTTAGCAGGTCATGAAACTACTGCTAGTTCTTTAACTTGGACACTTTACTTACTAAGTATGTTCCAAGAAGAACAAGAAAAAGCCTATGCTGAAGTTTTAGAAGTACAAGGTGAAGAAGAAGTAACAATTCAACATATACGAAAGATGAAATATCTTACAAATATATTCAAAGAAGCTTTAAGACTTTATCCTCCTGTTGGGTTCTATGCAAGAGAATCTAAACGTGAACATATTGTGATGAGGAGTAAGAATATCAAAAAAGGTTCAGCTATAGTTGTAGCACCATGGCTAATTCATAGACATGAAGAGTTTTGGGAAAATCCAAATGATTTTGATCCTAAGAGACATGAGAATCCTAAAGAAATCAAAAAAGACACCTATCTTCCTTTTGGTATGGGTGAACGTGTTTGCATAGGACAAGGTTTTGCTATGCAAGAATCAATACTAATACTATCTTCAATACTAAAAAATTATAAGCTAGAACTTGAAGAGGGATTTGTTCCAGATGTAGTTGGTCGTCTAACAGTACGTTCTGCAAATGGAATGAATATAATTTTAACAAAAAGAGAAAAGTAA
- a CDS encoding capsule biosynthesis protein yields MKIKKIVGDVKNKNILLLQGPMGSFFNTLDEKFTKDKANTFRIGFNAADEFFANSKNYTGYKDTPKNWGKFISNYYDKHKIDKLFVFGDCRFYQSIAVNLARKINIEIFVFEEGYIRPNFITLEKHGVNAHSIQPKNREFYDNFKLDELLIKEINQAVKFKPTFNKMAKEAIIYYWLANLFYYRYPNYIHHRNFSLWDEFKSGCLNVFRKYIYKVKEKGLNEKFKTELSKKYYFVPLQTHGDFQIKTHSKYKTIHVFIEEVLNSFAKNAPKDKLLVFKHHPVDRGRQNHAKYIRNIAYTLGIKDRVIITWDVHLPTFLKNAIGTIVINSTVGLSSLYHKTPTICLGDAIYDIEGLISKDMSIDEFWENYKEVDVELFRKYRAYLIQTTQVNSNFYL; encoded by the coding sequence ATGAAAATAAAAAAAATAGTTGGCGATGTAAAAAATAAAAACATACTATTATTACAAGGTCCAATGGGAAGTTTTTTCAATACTTTAGATGAAAAATTCACAAAAGACAAAGCAAATACTTTTCGTATAGGATTCAATGCGGCAGATGAATTCTTTGCAAATTCAAAGAACTATACTGGCTATAAAGATACTCCTAAAAACTGGGGTAAGTTTATCTCAAACTATTATGATAAACATAAGATTGATAAGTTATTTGTTTTTGGTGATTGTAGATTTTATCAATCAATAGCTGTAAACCTTGCAAGAAAAATAAATATAGAAATATTTGTATTTGAAGAGGGGTATATTAGACCAAATTTTATTACACTTGAAAAACATGGTGTAAATGCACATAGTATACAACCTAAAAATAGAGAATTCTATGATAATTTTAAACTTGATGAATTATTAATTAAAGAAATCAATCAAGCTGTAAAATTCAAACCAACATTTAATAAGATGGCAAAAGAAGCTATAATCTACTATTGGTTAGCAAACTTATTTTATTATAGATATCCGAACTATATTCATCATAGAAACTTTTCTTTATGGGATGAGTTTAAATCTGGTTGTTTAAATGTTTTTAGAAAGTATATATACAAAGTAAAAGAAAAAGGTCTAAATGAGAAGTTTAAAACAGAGCTTTCAAAAAAGTATTATTTTGTACCTTTACAAACGCATGGTGATTTTCAGATTAAGACTCATTCTAAATATAAAACTATTCATGTATTTATAGAAGAAGTATTAAACTCCTTTGCTAAAAATGCACCTAAAGATAAACTTTTAGTATTTAAACATCATCCAGTAGATAGAGGAAGACAAAATCACGCAAAGTATATAAGAAATATTGCTTATACTTTAGGTATAAAAGATAGAGTTATTATCACTTGGGATGTACATCTTCCAACTTTTTTAAAAAATGCTATTGGAACTATTGTGATAAATAGTACAGTTGGTCTTTCCTCTTTATATCATAAAACACCAACTATTTGCTTAGGTGATGCAATATATGATATAGAAGGACTTATTTCAAAAGATATGTCTATTGATGAGTTTTGGGAAAATTATAAAGAAGTAGATGTAGAGTTATTTAGAAAGTATAGAGCTTATCTTATACAAACAACTCAAGTAAATAGTAACTTTTACTTATAA
- a CDS encoding capsule biosynthesis protein, with translation MISKEIYLFGFSRWKHNFVKAFLKEYKDENIHFINPILSTHYKLALKKGLDKNSEIFIWGRKEFKDIENFAQESNIKITRIEDGFIRSVGLGSDLTRPYSLVIDKGGIYFDPTQASSLETILKTYDFQSNQELLKEAKELREKILKTKISKYNTSNHKELSLPKDKIKILVSGQVEDDASIKYGASGMTNLQLLKEVKQDNPKAYIVFKPHPDVLSGNRVGNIEEKLALKYCDEVIIDVSMSSVLDAVDEVHTMTSLTGFEGLLYGKKVVTYGLPFYAGWGLTDDKETCERRNRILTLDELVCAVYILYPRYVNPQTLNYCTPSALIDELEKEKKKINNNIIYKYKSKIYSYLSRLSQKILSLVK, from the coding sequence ATGATATCAAAAGAAATATACTTATTTGGTTTCTCACGTTGGAAACATAACTTTGTAAAAGCATTTTTAAAAGAGTATAAAGATGAAAATATTCATTTTATTAATCCTATACTTTCTACTCATTATAAGTTAGCATTAAAAAAAGGCTTAGATAAAAATAGTGAAATATTTATTTGGGGAAGAAAAGAGTTTAAAGATATAGAAAACTTTGCTCAAGAAAGTAATATAAAAATCACTAGAATAGAAGATGGTTTTATCAGATCTGTTGGTTTAGGTTCTGATTTGACACGCCCTTATTCACTTGTAATAGATAAAGGAGGTATATACTTTGATCCTACACAAGCTAGTAGTTTAGAAACTATACTTAAAACTTATGATTTTCAATCAAATCAAGAGTTATTAAAAGAAGCTAAAGAGTTAAGGGAAAAGATACTAAAAACAAAGATATCAAAATATAACACTTCAAATCATAAAGAGTTATCTTTACCAAAAGATAAAATAAAAATATTAGTTTCAGGTCAAGTAGAAGATGATGCTTCTATAAAGTATGGTGCAAGTGGAATGACAAATTTACAGCTTTTAAAAGAAGTAAAGCAAGACAATCCAAAAGCATATATAGTTTTTAAACCACATCCAGATGTATTAAGTGGAAATAGGGTAGGAAATATAGAAGAAAAACTTGCTTTAAAGTATTGTGATGAAGTAATCATTGATGTTAGTATGTCATCTGTTTTAGATGCAGTTGATGAAGTACATACGATGACATCACTTACAGGATTTGAGGGTCTTCTTTATGGTAAGAAAGTTGTAACTTATGGTTTACCTTTTTATGCGGGATGGGGATTGACAGATGATAAAGAAACTTGTGAAAGAAGAAACAGAATCCTAACTCTTGATGAACTAGTTTGTGCTGTATATATACTATATCCAAGATATGTAAATCCGCAGACTTTAAACTATTGTACTCCAAGTGCATTAATTGATGAATTAGAAAAAGAAAAAAAGAAGATAAATAATAATATAATATATAAATATAAGAGTAAAATATACTCATATTTAAGTAGATTAAGTCAAAAGATATTAAGTTTGGTGAAGTAA